From one Triticum aestivum cultivar Chinese Spring chromosome 4B, IWGSC CS RefSeq v2.1, whole genome shotgun sequence genomic stretch:
- the LOC123092070 gene encoding uncharacterized protein, producing MVFEDESSEDTSSLPYMHSTSSTDGLNQVPFSVEDPDYQGLELETMSPCEKHVKASERLVAFEGTDTRRRFLACAEPEGQNCGFVEWVDHQWPPTMQNALLKLWAMVEDSKSARVNDNLESSFTIHHLTEEKNKLEANYDKLVQDVHELMSFQEDRVVDFRYLQDNLTYQQQCRSELLADMKAQMAKKDAEFEKLKQNYEVLLNLTRAQATVIQNLKLKHIKDKQLFSEDKMNLELKNAELT from the exons atggtTTTCGAAGACGAAAGCAGTGAGGACACGTCCAGCCTGCCGTACATGCACTCGACCTCATCCACGGACGGGCTTAACCAG GTCCCTTTCAGCGTTGAAGATCCAGATTACCAGGGGCTTGAGCTGGAAACGATGTCGCCATGTGAGAAGCACGTCAAGGCATCTGAGAGGCTTGTCGCATTTGAAGGAACAGACACAAGGAGAAGGTTCCTAGCATGTGCAGAGCCG GAAGGGCAGAATTGTGGGTTTGTTGAATGGGTTGATCACCAGTGGCCCCCAACAATGCAAAATGCATTGTTGAAGCTGTGGGCCATGGTTGAAGATAGCAAGAGTGCTAGGGTGAATGATAATCTTGAAAGTTCTTTCACTATCCACCATCtgacagaagagaagaacaagctggAGGCCAACTATGACAAGTTAGTCCAAGATGTGCATGAACTTATGAGCTTCCAGGAGGACAGGGTGGTGGATTTCAGATATCTGCAGGATAACCTTACATATCAGCAGCAATGCAGAAGTGAACTGCTGGCTGATATGAAGGCACAGATGGCAAAGAAAGATGCAGAGTTTGAGAAGCTTAAGCAGAATTATGAAGTGCTACTGAACCTGACAAGAGCACAAGCAACAGTCATCCAGAACTTGAAGTTGAAGCATATTAAAGACAAGCAATTGTTTAGTGAAGATAAGATGAACTTGGAGTTGAAGAATGCAGAGCTCACATAG
- the LOC123092071 gene encoding uncharacterized protein, producing MGTAAKPPPFVCFKWPWGPSLNGSPSASPSPCGDLERPWLFKSISTVAQGLAIAGDIPSASTGSGGHGARLWKRHPGTAPMEADRGDAEQRALAAALVSARATTVLEFYSPRCRLCSSLQGLVRELEDGGNASASFVLADAEDDRWLPELLHYDVRYVPCFVLLDKNGRALAKTGVPTSRQHVIAGLHHLLNMKQPSGQYGKKS from the exons ATGGGCACCGCCGCAAAGCCCCCTCCCTTCGTCTGCTTCAAGTGGCCTTGGGGCCCTAGCCTTAATGGGAGCCCTAGCGCCAGCCCAAGCCCCTGCGGCGACCTCGAGCGCCCCTGGCTCTTCAAGTCTATCTCCACCGTCGCGCAAGGCCTCGCCATCGCCGGTGACATCCCCTCCGCTTCCACTGGAAGCGGAGGTCATGGGGCGAGGTTGTGGAAGCGTCACCCGGGCACCGCGCCGATGGAGGCGGACCGCGGGGACGCGGAGCAGCGGGCGCTGGCGGCGGCGCTGGTGAGCGCGAGGGCGACCACGGTGCTGGAGTTCTACTCGCCGCGCTGCCGCCTCTGCTCATCGCTGCAAGGCCTCGTGCGCGAGCTCGAGGATGGTGGCAATGCATCTGCGAGCTTTGTGCTCGCCGACGCCGAAGACGACCGGTGGCTCCCGGAG CTTCTGCATTATGATGTCAGATATGTTCCTTGTTTTGTGCTCCTGGACAAGAATGGTAGAGCCCTAGCGAAAACCGGAGTTCCAACTAGCAGGCAGCATGTTATCGCTGGCCTTCATCATCTTCTTAACATGAAGCAACCATCTGGGCAGTACGGAAAGAAGAGTTGA